A single region of the Erythrobacter sp. HL-111 genome encodes:
- a CDS encoding energy transducer TonB, which yields MAYADQQMSGNKAVSIVIVALIHVAVGYLLISGLAISAAKKIIERVDTFNVEEPPPPPEEPDEPPPEEPQQETAPPPPVAPPPPINIAPQPPQIRTQREIPPPSPPALTLPPPAPAAPPAPPSQARGVQPRNQSRWVRRIIEDYPSRALRQEEEGTVGVRVTVGANGRVSACSVTASSGSSILDDAACRSLQRYARFEPALNDAGDPTTGSWATRITYQIR from the coding sequence ATGGCTTACGCTGACCAACAGATGAGTGGAAACAAGGCTGTTTCCATTGTTATCGTCGCGCTTATCCATGTGGCGGTCGGTTACCTGCTGATCTCTGGTCTCGCCATTTCGGCGGCCAAGAAGATCATCGAGCGGGTCGATACGTTCAACGTGGAAGAGCCGCCGCCCCCGCCGGAGGAGCCGGACGAACCGCCGCCCGAGGAGCCGCAGCAGGAAACCGCGCCGCCTCCGCCGGTCGCGCCGCCGCCGCCGATCAACATCGCGCCGCAGCCGCCGCAGATCCGCACGCAGCGGGAAATTCCCCCGCCGTCGCCGCCGGCACTGACTCTGCCGCCGCCCGCACCCGCGGCGCCGCCGGCGCCGCCTTCGCAGGCTCGCGGCGTGCAGCCCCGCAACCAGAGCCGCTGGGTGCGCCGGATCATCGAGGACTATCCTTCGCGCGCCCTGCGCCAGGAGGAAGAAGGCACCGTCGGCGTTCGCGTCACGGTCGGCGCCAACGGGCGGGTCTCCGCCTGTTCGGTGACCGCCTCGAGCGGCTCGAGCATTCTCGACGATGCCGCCTGCCGTTCGCTCCAGCGCTATGCCCGGTTCGAACCGGCGCTGAACGATGCGGGCGATCCGACAACCGGCAGCTGGGCCACCCGGATCACCTATCAGATCAGGTAG
- a CDS encoding inositol monophosphatase family protein produces MTADDHALALALADAAGAAIRPFFRGAWSEERKADRSFVTEADRAAEAAMRALIEAHRPADGIIGEEYGTRNEGAGRQWVLDPIDGTTSFIAGRAIFGTLIALVQDGWPVLGVIDQPIAQERWVGRIGEGTTFNGRPAATRPLKDLSDAVLGTTTPHQFAGDDVDAFMGVARAVAESKIIYGGDCYNYGLVASGHIDCVIEAGLKLHDFAALVPVVEGAGGMMSDWMGNPLDAGSDGRVIALGDPARLDDILDAMS; encoded by the coding sequence ATGACTGCAGACGACCACGCGCTCGCCCTTGCCCTGGCCGATGCGGCGGGGGCCGCGATCCGGCCCTTCTTCCGCGGCGCCTGGTCCGAGGAGCGCAAGGCCGACCGCAGCTTCGTCACCGAGGCCGACCGCGCCGCCGAAGCCGCGATGCGCGCCCTGATCGAGGCGCATCGCCCCGCCGACGGCATCATCGGCGAGGAATACGGGACACGGAACGAGGGCGCCGGGCGCCAATGGGTGCTCGACCCGATCGACGGCACGACCAGCTTCATCGCCGGGCGGGCGATCTTCGGTACGCTGATCGCGCTCGTGCAGGACGGCTGGCCGGTGCTCGGCGTGATCGACCAGCCGATCGCGCAGGAACGCTGGGTCGGGCGGATCGGGGAAGGCACGACCTTCAACGGCAGGCCCGCGGCGACGCGCCCCCTGAAGGACCTGTCCGACGCCGTGCTCGGCACGACCACCCCGCACCAGTTCGCGGGCGACGATGTCGATGCCTTCATGGGCGTCGCCAGGGCCGTGGCGGAGAGCAAGATCATCTATGGCGGGGACTGCTACAATTACGGCCTCGTCGCCTCGGGCCATATCGATTGCGTGATCGAGGCGGGCCTCAAGCTTCACGATTTCGCCGCGCTCGTCCCCGTTGTCGAAGGCGCGGGCGGCATGATGAGCGACTGGATGGGCAACCCGCTCGACGCGGGCTCGGACGGCCGGGTGATCGCGCTCGGCGACCCGGCCCGGCTCGACGACATCCTCGACGCGATGAGCTGA
- a CDS encoding sensor histidine kinase → MDLALEPQRAELEAFFDNSPVGFSLLDGDLRYVRVNRALAEINGHPAHAHIGRRQDEIVPDVDGVIRRVQQRVLDRGEPSLGHTVRAETPAHPGVVRQFEVDYFPLDDGCGGRMVGCVVHETGRSEGLVRAIESESRRTRDVADNLNFFLANLDGEGTLLNVNAPALRVTGVKRKDVAGRKFWDCPWWTHDEGMQAHVRRITEAALAGEFQRSDCIARIPDDGRMEIDVQLAPLRAQDGSVIEIVASGVDVSAQRKAERQREIHFAELQHRVKNIFANVQSLSRLIASQSADLPGFLESFDHRMRALSRANDTLLRTEWSDIYLRDLLVNELAACMELGAERFEIEGPPTLVSARQAPMLALGMHELVTNAAKYGALARAGGRIAIRFAPDADGFLSEFRWCERGGAPVSEAQDQRTGFGSMLLERIVPGTLGLVAEIDLEAEGLCYRLAPPG, encoded by the coding sequence ATGGACCTCGCACTCGAGCCGCAGCGCGCGGAGCTCGAAGCCTTCTTCGACAACTCCCCGGTGGGATTCTCGCTGCTCGATGGCGACCTTCGCTATGTCCGGGTCAACCGCGCGCTGGCCGAGATCAACGGCCATCCGGCCCACGCCCACATCGGACGCCGCCAGGACGAGATCGTGCCCGATGTCGACGGGGTCATCCGCCGCGTCCAGCAGCGCGTGCTCGACCGCGGCGAGCCGAGCCTCGGCCACACGGTCCGCGCCGAAACCCCCGCCCATCCCGGGGTCGTGCGCCAGTTCGAGGTCGATTACTTCCCCCTTGATGACGGCTGCGGCGGGCGCATGGTCGGCTGTGTCGTCCACGAGACCGGGCGGAGCGAGGGCCTCGTCCGCGCGATCGAGAGCGAAAGCAGGCGGACCCGCGATGTCGCCGACAACCTCAACTTCTTCCTCGCGAACCTCGATGGCGAAGGCACGCTGCTCAACGTCAACGCCCCGGCGCTGCGCGTCACCGGGGTGAAGCGCAAGGATGTCGCCGGGCGCAAGTTCTGGGACTGCCCGTGGTGGACCCATGACGAGGGGATGCAGGCGCATGTCAGGCGCATCACCGAGGCCGCGCTCGCAGGGGAATTCCAGCGCAGCGACTGCATCGCGCGAATCCCCGACGACGGACGGATGGAGATCGACGTCCAGCTCGCCCCGCTCAGGGCGCAGGACGGCTCGGTGATCGAGATCGTCGCCTCCGGGGTCGACGTGTCGGCCCAGCGCAAGGCGGAACGCCAGCGCGAGATCCATTTCGCCGAACTGCAGCACCGGGTGAAGAACATCTTCGCCAACGTCCAGTCGCTGAGCCGCCTGATCGCCTCGCAGAGCGCGGACCTTCCGGGGTTTCTCGAAAGCTTCGACCACCGGATGCGCGCGCTTTCGCGGGCGAACGACACCCTGCTGAGAACCGAGTGGTCGGACATCTACCTGCGCGACCTGCTCGTGAACGAGCTCGCCGCCTGCATGGAACTGGGCGCGGAGCGGTTCGAGATCGAGGGGCCGCCGACCCTGGTCAGCGCGCGGCAGGCACCGATGCTGGCGCTGGGGATGCACGAACTCGTCACCAATGCGGCGAAATACGGCGCGCTGGCGCGGGCCGGGGGGCGGATCGCGATCCGGTTCGCCCCGGACGCGGACGGGTTCCTGTCCGAATTCCGCTGGTGCGAGCGTGGCGGCGCGCCGGTGAGCGAGGCGCAGGACCAGCGGACCGGGTTCGGCTCGATGCTGCTCGAACGGATCGTGCCCGGCACGCTCGGCCTCGTCGCAGAGATCGACCTCGAGGCCGAAGGGCTTTGCTACCGGCTGGCGCCGCCCGGCTGA
- a CDS encoding ribose-phosphate pyrophosphokinase: MKIMSGNSNLPLARAIAAYLEMPLTDASVRRFADEEVFVEIHENVRGEDVFLVQPTSFPANDNLMELLICIDALRRASAKRITAVVPYFGYARQDRKPGPRTPISAKLVANLITEAGADRVLAVDLHAGQIQGFFDIPTDNLYAAPVMAADIQARYGDQDLMVVSPDVGGVVRARALAKRLDNAPLAIVDKRRDRPGESEVMNIIGDVADRHCVLIDDIIDSGGTLCNAADALLANGARSVAAYITHGVLSGGAVARIDGSKLKELVITDSIRPTEATEQSGKIRILTIAPLIGEAIRRIADESSVSSLFD, translated from the coding sequence ATGAAGATCATGTCGGGCAATTCGAACCTGCCCCTTGCCCGGGCGATCGCCGCCTATCTCGAAATGCCGCTGACCGATGCGAGCGTCCGCCGCTTCGCCGACGAGGAGGTCTTCGTCGAAATTCACGAGAACGTGCGCGGCGAGGACGTGTTTCTCGTCCAGCCGACGAGCTTTCCGGCGAACGACAACCTGATGGAACTGCTGATCTGCATCGACGCGCTGCGCCGTGCCTCGGCCAAGCGGATCACCGCGGTCGTGCCCTATTTCGGCTATGCCCGGCAGGACCGCAAGCCCGGGCCGCGCACGCCGATCTCGGCCAAGCTGGTGGCGAACCTCATCACCGAGGCCGGGGCCGACCGGGTGCTCGCGGTCGATCTCCACGCGGGGCAGATCCAGGGCTTCTTCGACATCCCGACAGACAATCTCTATGCCGCCCCGGTCATGGCCGCGGACATCCAGGCGCGCTATGGCGACCAGGATTTGATGGTGGTCTCCCCCGATGTCGGCGGCGTGGTGCGCGCCCGCGCGCTCGCCAAGCGGCTCGACAACGCCCCGCTCGCGATCGTCGACAAGCGCCGCGACCGCCCGGGGGAGAGCGAGGTCATGAACATCATCGGCGACGTGGCGGACCGCCACTGCGTGCTGATCGACGACATCATCGATTCGGGCGGGACCCTGTGCAACGCGGCCGATGCGCTGCTTGCGAACGGGGCGCGTTCGGTCGCGGCCTACATCACCCACGGCGTGCTGTCGGGCGGCGCGGTGGCGCGAATCGACGGGTCGAAGCTGAAGGAGCTGGTGATCACCGATTCGATCCGCCCGACCGAGGCGACCGAGCAATCGGGCAAGATCCGCATCCTCACCATCGCCCCGCTGATCGGCGAGGCGATCCGCCGCATCGCCGACGAAAGCAGCGTGTCGAGCCTGTTCGACTGA
- a CDS encoding helix-turn-helix domain-containing protein, with translation MPLSLNRAPAPDLDPWVGRVVVTRVDVPPDFEVSCSVFNDLAYSRIVLKGDWRATTPDGKVCVERGPVLVGPQSRRMDMTCRGSFATVNIGFRPGALACLIDTPLDALVDRVELDDPLGLADGYAPDLGYPADASSEELALMVEDRVRAFIRRKRPRHPDPISRAFEAASFVDPTIRPGEFAARHDISLRQVERIVRRDFGMTPRTALRRARAMDLACHMLGIADRQEEQEFLLRFFDQSHLIREFQCFFGVTPQAFRARPRVLLTLNLEARAARRLEELVRIAPGARRPRHERTEEEEEEQEEEAATRAQKRRNES, from the coding sequence ATGCCGCTGTCGCTCAATCGCGCGCCCGCGCCCGATCTCGATCCGTGGGTGGGCCGGGTCGTGGTCACGCGCGTCGACGTGCCGCCCGATTTCGAGGTTTCCTGTTCGGTCTTCAACGACCTCGCCTACAGCCGGATCGTCCTCAAGGGCGACTGGCGGGCCACCACGCCCGACGGCAAGGTCTGCGTCGAGCGAGGACCGGTGCTGGTGGGCCCGCAGTCGCGACGCATGGACATGACCTGCCGCGGCAGTTTCGCGACCGTCAACATCGGTTTCCGTCCGGGCGCGCTCGCCTGCCTGATCGACACCCCGCTGGACGCGCTGGTCGACCGGGTCGAGCTTGACGACCCGCTCGGCCTTGCGGACGGGTACGCGCCCGATCTCGGCTACCCGGCGGACGCCTCGAGCGAGGAGCTCGCGCTGATGGTCGAGGACCGCGTGCGCGCCTTCATCCGCCGCAAGCGGCCGCGCCACCCGGACCCGATCAGCCGCGCCTTCGAGGCGGCGAGCTTCGTCGATCCGACCATCCGCCCCGGCGAATTCGCCGCCCGCCACGACATCAGCCTGCGCCAGGTCGAACGGATCGTGCGGCGCGATTTCGGGATGACCCCGCGCACCGCGCTGCGCCGCGCGCGGGCGATGGACCTTGCCTGCCACATGCTCGGCATTGCCGATCGCCAGGAAGAGCAGGAATTCCTGCTGCGCTTCTTCGACCAGTCGCACCTGATCCGCGAGTTCCAGTGCTTCTTCGGGGTCACGCCGCAGGCCTTCCGCGCGCGCCCGCGGGTCCTGCTGACCCTCAATCTCGAAGCGCGCGCGGCGCGGCGGCTGGAGGAACTCGTCCGCATCGCCCCCGGCGCGCGGCGCCCCCGGCACGAGCGCACGGAGGAGGAAGAGGAGGAGCAGGAGGAAGAGGCGGCGACCCGGGCGCAGAAGCGGCGGAACGAGTCCTGA
- the glpX gene encoding class II fructose-bisphosphatase has product MNTPTTTDMLAAKTENVDSAMERVLVLEMVRVTEAAAVAAAQLVGRGDEKAADAAAVEAMRRAFDDLYIDGTVVIGEGERDEAPMLYIGEKVGMGKGPRIDIALDPLEGTTITAKAGPNALAVLAAAEEGCLLNAPDVYMDKLAVGPGYPEGIIDLAKTPSENVRAVAEAKGVDPSEIIVCVLDRPRHADLIAELRGLGCGVVLIGDGDVAGVIAVTDQDTTIDLYMGQGGAPEGVLAAAALRCVGGQFNGRLVFRNEDEKARAHKWGITDLDRIYKLGDLAKGDCIFAATGVTDGSLLAGVKTRKKATGATIMTTQSVVMRASSGTVRWIRGEHRIRDHRTVPRD; this is encoded by the coding sequence ATGAACACTCCGACTACCACCGACATGCTGGCGGCAAAAACCGAGAATGTCGATTCCGCGATGGAGCGCGTGCTGGTGCTCGAAATGGTCCGCGTGACCGAAGCCGCCGCGGTCGCCGCCGCGCAGCTGGTCGGGCGCGGGGACGAAAAGGCCGCCGATGCCGCCGCGGTCGAGGCGATGCGCCGCGCCTTCGACGATCTCTACATAGACGGGACCGTGGTGATCGGCGAGGGCGAGCGCGACGAGGCGCCGATGCTCTACATCGGCGAGAAGGTCGGCATGGGGAAGGGGCCCAGGATCGACATTGCCCTCGACCCGCTCGAAGGCACGACCATCACCGCCAAGGCCGGACCCAATGCCCTCGCCGTGCTGGCGGCGGCGGAAGAAGGCTGCCTCCTCAACGCGCCCGACGTCTACATGGACAAGCTCGCGGTCGGCCCGGGCTATCCCGAAGGCATCATCGACCTTGCGAAGACCCCGAGCGAGAACGTGCGCGCGGTCGCCGAAGCCAAGGGCGTCGATCCTTCCGAGATCATCGTCTGCGTGCTTGACCGCCCGCGCCATGCCGATCTGATCGCCGAATTGCGCGGCCTTGGCTGCGGCGTCGTGCTGATCGGGGACGGGGACGTCGCGGGCGTGATCGCGGTAACCGACCAGGACACGACGATCGACCTATACATGGGCCAGGGCGGCGCGCCCGAAGGCGTGCTTGCCGCCGCGGCGCTGCGCTGCGTCGGCGGGCAGTTCAACGGGCGGCTGGTGTTCAGGAACGAGGACGAGAAGGCCCGCGCGCACAAGTGGGGGATCACCGATCTCGACCGGATCTACAAGCTCGGCGATCTCGCCAAGGGCGACTGCATCTTCGCCGCGACGGGCGTCACCGACGGATCGCTGCTGGCCGGGGTCAAGACCCGCAAGAAGGCGACCGGCGCGACCATCATGACCACGCAGAGCGTGGTGATGCGCGCTTCGTCCGGCACGGTGCGCTGGATCCGGGGCGAACACAGGATCAGGGACCACCGCACCGTCCCGCGCGATTGA
- a CDS encoding SDR family NAD(P)-dependent oxidoreductase, which yields MIAITGAAQGIGRALALHFLERGWRVAALDIDAEALAELAGRAPPERLLSLPGDVSSEREVAIAFEAIASWSSKAPLAALVNNAAIADPFCGPLEDLALADWQAWIDASLTAAFLCSRAALPLLREAHRVTGEAANIVNISSTRSVMSEPESFAYAASKGGIDALTHAMAVSLGPQVRVNAVRPGWIETRDWQKESEREEVEHREKDRAQHPAGRVGRPQDIAGAVEYLLGAGFVTGQHLTVDGGMTVKMIYEE from the coding sequence ATGATCGCCATCACCGGGGCCGCGCAGGGCATTGGCCGCGCTCTTGCCCTCCATTTCCTCGAACGGGGCTGGCGGGTCGCCGCGCTCGACATCGATGCCGAGGCGCTCGCCGAACTGGCCGGGCGCGCGCCGCCCGAACGGCTGCTGAGCCTTCCCGGCGACGTTTCCTCCGAGCGCGAGGTCGCCATCGCCTTCGAAGCGATCGCCTCGTGGAGCAGCAAGGCCCCGCTCGCGGCGCTGGTCAACAACGCCGCGATCGCCGATCCCTTCTGCGGCCCGCTGGAGGATCTCGCCCTTGCCGACTGGCAGGCGTGGATCGATGCGAGCCTCACCGCCGCCTTCCTCTGTTCGCGCGCGGCCCTGCCGCTGCTGCGCGAGGCGCATCGCGTGACCGGCGAAGCGGCAAACATCGTCAACATCTCCTCCACCCGCAGCGTGATGAGCGAGCCCGAAAGCTTCGCCTATGCCGCGTCCAAGGGCGGGATCGACGCGCTGACCCACGCGATGGCGGTCTCGCTCGGGCCGCAGGTGCGCGTCAACGCGGTCCGCCCGGGCTGGATCGAGACGCGCGACTGGCAGAAGGAAAGCGAGCGGGAGGAGGTCGAACACCGCGAGAAGGACCGCGCGCAGCACCCGGCGGGCCGGGTCGGCAGACCGCAGGACATCGCGGGCGCGGTGGAATACCTGCTTGGCGCGGGCTTCGTGACGGGCCAGCATCTCACCGTCGACGGCGGAATGACCGTAAAAATGATCTACGAGGAGTAG
- a CDS encoding biopolymer transporter ExbD, translating to MAISMGGGETPMSDINTTPLVDVMLVLLIIFLIAVPVAIQTIEKLEIPIFEATESKDKVENLLLTVSTTDQAGRSAGEPGFAGASRTGDCRVYFNNITPVSSEELYDRAFNRLDRIVTRAGGPEAVMQDPDAIPQVHIRGDVNAPWRCVAGTIYNVQAAGYPTVGFISNPVDPAG from the coding sequence ATGGCGATTTCGATGGGAGGCGGGGAAACCCCGATGTCCGACATCAACACCACGCCGCTGGTGGACGTGATGCTGGTGCTCCTGATCATCTTCCTCATCGCGGTCCCGGTGGCGATCCAGACGATCGAGAAGCTGGAGATCCCGATCTTCGAGGCGACCGAATCGAAGGACAAGGTGGAAAACCTGCTGCTCACCGTCAGCACCACCGACCAGGCCGGCCGCAGCGCGGGCGAGCCGGGCTTCGCAGGCGCATCGCGCACGGGCGATTGCCGGGTCTATTTCAACAACATCACCCCCGTCTCTTCGGAAGAGCTCTACGACCGGGCCTTCAACCGGCTGGACCGGATCGTCACCCGCGCGGGCGGTCCGGAAGCGGTCATGCAGGATCCCGACGCGATCCCGCAGGTCCACATCCGCGGCGACGTCAACGCCCCGTGGCGCTGCGTGGCGGGGACGATCTACAACGTGCAGGCGGCGGGCTACCCGACCGTGGGCTTCATCTCGAACCCGGTCGATCCGGCCGGCTGA
- a CDS encoding ribose-phosphate pyrophosphokinase — MALQRDEIRELLIGAARARTPLTYSQALFALGHSFTRPLMRQLCAAMDRIDEEGRRAGEPGLAVLVVRQSDGLPGQGWFVSRSHLAGEMPGEWPLDWEGAEAKAYVALHPRLAFEHWQERQAD; from the coding sequence ATGGCACTCCAGCGCGACGAGATCCGCGAGCTCCTGATCGGCGCCGCCCGCGCCCGCACGCCGCTCACCTACAGCCAGGCGCTGTTTGCGCTGGGCCATTCCTTCACCCGCCCGCTGATGCGTCAGCTGTGCGCGGCGATGGACCGGATCGACGAGGAGGGGCGCCGCGCGGGCGAGCCGGGGCTTGCCGTGCTGGTCGTGCGGCAGTCGGACGGGCTGCCGGGGCAGGGCTGGTTCGTCTCGCGCTCGCACCTCGCCGGGGAGATGCCGGGCGAATGGCCGCTCGACTGGGAGGGGGCGGAGGCGAAGGCCTATGTCGCGCTGCACCCGCGGCTCGCCTTCGAACACTGGCAGGAGCGCCAGGCGGACTAG
- a CDS encoding MotA/TolQ/ExbB proton channel family protein, which produces MNLYILAAAAAEAPKNEFGFMKAMEEGGPVAWSILAVMVIMSVGSFYILFTKLFEQNRVMKQYKQVQSQFWRASSLKEGAAKLEKNSAWRQIADDAIVAQERHSKMTDSLEAHDYMHGSLQRSEDSINSSLAGGLPFLASVGATAPFVGLLGTVIGIYRALINIGIAGSASIDKVAGPVGEALIMTAIGLLVAVPAVLAFNWLQSRNRRIAELLNSFSTDILAYISSDGAVKPAVTAAPAKTSGAKPAAKNAGTTATTAGGVKAGSK; this is translated from the coding sequence ATGAACCTTTACATTCTCGCGGCCGCAGCCGCCGAAGCGCCGAAAAACGAATTCGGCTTCATGAAAGCGATGGAAGAGGGCGGCCCCGTCGCCTGGTCGATCCTCGCGGTCATGGTCATCATGAGCGTCGGCTCGTTCTACATCCTGTTCACCAAGCTGTTCGAACAGAACCGGGTGATGAAGCAGTACAAGCAGGTGCAGAGCCAGTTCTGGCGTGCCTCCAGCCTCAAGGAAGGCGCCGCCAAGCTCGAGAAGAACAGCGCCTGGCGCCAGATCGCCGACGACGCGATCGTCGCGCAGGAGCGCCATTCCAAGATGACCGACAGCCTCGAGGCGCATGACTACATGCACGGCTCGCTGCAGCGTTCGGAAGACTCGATCAATTCGAGCCTCGCCGGCGGCCTGCCGTTCCTCGCCTCGGTCGGCGCGACCGCGCCGTTCGTCGGCCTGCTCGGCACCGTGATCGGGATCTACCGCGCGCTCATCAACATCGGCATCGCCGGGAGCGCCTCGATCGACAAGGTCGCCGGCCCGGTCGGCGAAGCGCTGATCATGACCGCGATCGGCCTGCTGGTCGCGGTGCCCGCGGTGCTCGCGTTCAACTGGCTGCAGTCGCGCAACCGCCGCATCGCCGAGCTGCTCAACAGCTTCTCGACCGACATCCTCGCCTACATCTCGTCGGACGGCGCGGTGAAGCCCGCCGTGACGGCGGCTCCGGCCAAGACCAGCGGCGCGAAGCCCGCTGCGAAGAACGCCGGCACCACCGCCACCACCGCGGGCGGCGTGAAGGCCGGCTCGAAGTAA
- a CDS encoding homoserine dehydrogenase, which translates to MPDSQTDPLRIAPLRIAIAGLGTVGAGVIRLLDTNRDLIAARAGRPIEVTAVSARDRTKDRGVDIAPFAWEDDMTALAARADVDVVVELVGGADGPALALSRAALKGGKGLVTANKAMIAHHGLALAEAAEAAKVALKFEAAVAGGIPVVKGLREGTSANALTKVYGILNGTCNYILSEMEETGADFAETLAEAQRLGYAEADPSFDIDGVDAAHKLAILSAIGFGARVDFASVRVSGIRPIRAADIAQADALGFVIRLIGEADVEEGENGPCLLQRVRPCLVHKDHPLAPVDGPTNAVVAEGNFSGRLLFQGAGAGDGPTASAVVADLIDIARSEVSAPFSIPVARLAALPPAEPGHRTERTYIRFTVNDRPGVLAEITAAMRDADVSIESLIQHGRSREGGEVLVAMVTHEGPERCVTKALELLEGSDSLTDAPLVLPILRD; encoded by the coding sequence GTGCCCGACAGCCAGACCGATCCGCTCCGCATCGCCCCCCTGAGGATCGCGATCGCCGGGCTCGGCACGGTCGGCGCGGGGGTGATCCGGCTGCTCGACACGAACCGCGACCTGATCGCCGCGCGCGCCGGGCGCCCGATCGAAGTGACCGCGGTGAGCGCGCGCGACCGGACGAAGGACCGCGGCGTCGATATCGCCCCCTTCGCGTGGGAAGACGACATGACCGCGCTCGCCGCGCGCGCGGACGTTGACGTGGTGGTCGAACTGGTCGGCGGGGCGGACGGCCCGGCGCTCGCCCTGTCGCGCGCGGCGCTGAAGGGCGGCAAGGGTCTCGTCACCGCGAACAAGGCGATGATCGCGCATCACGGCCTCGCCCTCGCCGAGGCGGCGGAGGCGGCGAAGGTCGCGCTCAAGTTCGAGGCGGCGGTCGCGGGCGGCATCCCGGTGGTGAAGGGCCTGCGCGAAGGGACCAGCGCCAATGCGCTGACCAAGGTCTACGGCATTCTCAACGGGACCTGCAATTACATCCTCTCGGAAATGGAGGAAACCGGCGCCGATTTCGCCGAGACGCTCGCCGAGGCGCAAAGGCTGGGCTATGCCGAGGCCGATCCCAGCTTCGACATCGACGGGGTGGACGCGGCGCACAAGCTCGCGATCCTGTCCGCGATCGGGTTCGGCGCGCGGGTCGATTTCGCTTCGGTCAGGGTCAGCGGCATCCGCCCGATCCGCGCGGCCGACATCGCGCAGGCCGATGCGCTGGGCTTCGTCATCCGGCTGATCGGGGAAGCCGACGTCGAGGAAGGGGAGAACGGCCCCTGCCTGCTCCAGCGCGTGCGGCCCTGCCTCGTCCACAAGGACCACCCGCTCGCTCCCGTCGACGGGCCGACCAACGCGGTGGTGGCCGAGGGCAATTTCTCCGGCCGCCTGCTGTTCCAGGGCGCGGGCGCGGGCGACGGGCCGACCGCTTCGGCCGTGGTCGCCGACCTCATCGACATCGCCCGCAGCGAGGTTTCCGCGCCCTTTTCGATCCCCGTCGCGCGCCTTGCCGCCCTGCCGCCGGCCGAACCCGGCCACCGGACCGAGCGCACCTATATCCGCTTCACCGTCAACGACCGGCCCGGCGTGCTGGCCGAGATCACCGCGGCGATGCGCGATGCCGACGTTTCGATCGAAAGCCTGATCCAGCACGGCCGCTCGCGCGAGGGGGGCGAGGTGCTGGTGGCGATGGTGACGCACGAGGGGCCGGAACGCTGCGTGACGAAGGCCCTCGAACTGCTCGAAGGGTCCGACAGCCTGACCGATGCGCCGCTGGTGCTGCCGATCCTGCGGGATTGA